ATCCACCTCGGCGATCACGTCATCGGCAGGCATGTTGACGTCCAGCTCCACCTCGGCATCGGCGGCCAGGTGCCCGACGTTGTCCAGCGCGCTCTGCACCGTGGACCGCAGATCGACCGACTCCACCGACAGCTCGGCCACGCCGGCGTCGTGGCGGGAGATCTCCAGCAGGTCTGCCAGCAGGGTCTCGAAGCGGTCCAGCTCGTTGACCATCAATTCGGTGGACCGCCGCAGTGCGGGGTCGAGGTCCTCGCTGTGGTCGTGGATCAGGTCGGCCGCCATGCGCACCGTGGTCAGCGGGGTGCGCAGTTCGTGACTTACGTCAGAAGTGAAGCGGCGCTGCAGGTTTCCGAATTCCTCGAGCTGCTGGATCTGGCGGGACAGGCTCTCGGCCATGTCGTTGAACGACACCGCCAGCCGGGCCATGTCGTCCTCGCCGCGCACGGGCATCCGCTCGGTGAGGTGCCCTTCGGCGAACCGCTCGGCGATCCGCGAGGCCGACCGCACCGGCTGCACGATCTGGCGGGCCACCACGAGGGCGATCGCGGCGAGCAGACCCAGCAGCACCACGCCGCCGGTCGCCATGGTGCCGCGCACCAGCGAGATGGTGCTTTCCTCGTTGTTCAACGGGAAGATCAGGTAGAGCTCAAGATTGGGCACCGACGAGGACGCCGGGCTGCCGACGATCAACGCCGGGCCGGAGAACGCATCGGTGGTCACCGTGGCGTACTGGTAACTCACCTGACCGGCTTTGACGAAGTCGCGCAAGGCGTTCGGCACCTGCTGCACCGGCCCGGCCGCGGCGGCTTCGCGTGGACCGTCGCCGGGAACGATGAGGACCGCGTCGAACGCCCCGGCCACGTCCGCCCGGGCGTCGGCCTTGCGGTCGATCAGCGTGTTCCGGGCGAGCTGCAGGCTGCTGTCGAGCGACCGGCTCTCCTCACCGCCGACGATGCCGCCGACCGTGACCCGGGCCCGCTCGACCTCCTCGGTGGCGGCCTTGACCTTGACCTCGAGAATCCGGTCGGTGATCTGGCTGGTCAGCACGAAGCCGAGAACCAGGATCACGGCAAGCGAGAGCCCCAAGGTCAAAGTGACCACGCGCAATTGCAGCGAACGTCGCCACACCAGGCTCAGCGCCCTGCCGAGCGTCCCCAATCCGCGCAACAGTGGGCCGGAACCTCCCCAGCGCCCACGGATGCGCCGTCTGGAGCTGAAGATCACGGGGGTCCGGCCTTGTATCCCACTCCTCGAACGGTCAACACCACCTGCGGGTTCTCCGGGTCTTTCTCGACCTTGGCCCGCAACCGCTGGACATGCACGTTCACCAAACGGGTGTCAGCGGGGTGACGGTATCCCCACACCTGTTCGAGCAGCACATCACGAGTAAACACCTGGCGTGGTTTGCGTGCCAGCGCCACGAGCAGGTCGAACTCCAGCGGTGTCAGCGAAATCTGCTCGCCCTGACGGGTCACCTTGTGGGCCGGCACATCGATCTCGACATCGTTGATCGAGAGCAGCTCGGCGGGCTCGTCCTCGTTGCGGCGCAGCCGGGCGCGCACGCGGGCGACCAGTTCCTTCGGCTTGAAGGGCTTCATCACGTAGTCGTCGGCGCCGGATTCCAGGCCGAGCACCACGTCGACGGTGTCGGTCTTCGCGGTCAGCATGACGATCGGCACGCCGGAGTCGGCACGGAGCACGCGGCACACGTCGATCCCGTTCATGCCGGGCAGCATCAGGTCCAGCAGGACCAGATCGGGCCGCAGTTCACGGACCGCGGTGAGCGCCTGACTGCCATCGCCGATGACCGCGGTGTCGAATCCCTCACCACGCAAGACGATGGTGAGCATCTCGGCCAGCGATGGGTCGTCGTCGACGACAAGGATCCTTTGCCTCATGGTGTCCATGGTGTCACCAGATCGCGATAAAACCGGGGTACCACACGCGGGTTTCTCGGCTTTATCTGCTGCTTAGGCGACCCGCCATGGCTGCGGGGTCCACATCCGGGCCCGCGATGGCCCACCGGCCGCCCCAATCGGCGGCCGCCAGCGCGGCATAGACCTCGCCGGTGCGCTGTTGCAGCCCGCCGTCCCGTTCGTAGGCATCCTTGGCCCGATCGGCCTCGGTGTTGGCGCGGTGCTCGGCCCGCGCAGCGGCCAGCTCGGTCGGGACGTCGAGCAGCACCTGCCAGTCCGGAGCGGGCATCTTGAGCCGGTCGAACTCGAGCTCACGCACCCAGGCGACCACCTCACCGGCCGCGTCCTGGTGCAGCCGGGCGGCACTGTAGGCGGCATTCGAGGCGACGTAGCGGTCCAGGATGACGACGTCGTAGACACCGAGCAGATGCTGGATCTCTTCCCGCGCCCCGGCCCGGTCGAGCGCGAACAGGGTGGCCATCGCGTAGACCGAGTCGGCCAGGTCCCCGTGGGCGCCGTGCAGCGCCTCGGCAGCCAGATCGGCGGGCACCGACTGGTGATAGCGCGGGAACGCCAGGCTGCCGACGGAGCGGTGATCGGCCTCGAACGCCGCCCGCAGACCGCCCGTCAATGTGCGTTTGCCTGCGCCGTCGACACCTTCGATCGCGATGAGCACAGTCGCAGCGTAATCGGTGCGACTGTCCCCTACTGACCGCTCAGCCAGCCATACACCCGCAGACACACGGTCCCGAACAACAGCACCGGCCCCAGGACATCGGTCAGCGGAGTCGATCCCGCCACAGCGGTGAGCACCCCGGCGGCGATCGCGAACACGAGGAACAGCAGCCGGACGGCCAGGAAGGTTCGCTCGCGCAGCACCGCACGCAGCGTCGGGCGCGGCACGCTGCGCGTCAACCACACGATCACCGCCACCAACCCGACAGCGAGCAGCGCGGCGAAAACCCTTGGGACCACCGTCGGTCGGGAGTCTCCGTGCATGGCCGTAACAGTGATCAACGCGACGGCCATGAAGATGACGCACGCCGTCGACAGCCGCAGTACCCGGTTCAGCACCACCCCGATGTTGCGCCGGGCCAGCGCGCCGAGCCCTGGATCCAGCCGGCCGGCCCCGAGGAATCCGTTGATCGAGGTCGTCAGCTTGCCCCACTTCAGCCGGGCGACAGCCAGATTGTGGACGGCCGACGCGTGGTCGGGTTGCAGCCGCAGGGCCGCTTGATAGTTGTCCTCGGCCG
Above is a window of Mycolicibacterium boenickei DNA encoding:
- the mtrB gene encoding MtrAB system histidine kinase MtrB encodes the protein MIFSSRRRIRGRWGGSGPLLRGLGTLGRALSLVWRRSLQLRVVTLTLGLSLAVILVLGFVLTSQITDRILEVKVKAATEEVERARVTVGGIVGGEESRSLDSSLQLARNTLIDRKADARADVAGAFDAVLIVPGDGPREAAAAGPVQQVPNALRDFVKAGQVSYQYATVTTDAFSGPALIVGSPASSSVPNLELYLIFPLNNEESTISLVRGTMATGGVVLLGLLAAIALVVARQIVQPVRSASRIAERFAEGHLTERMPVRGEDDMARLAVSFNDMAESLSRQIQQLEEFGNLQRRFTSDVSHELRTPLTTVRMAADLIHDHSEDLDPALRRSTELMVNELDRFETLLADLLEISRHDAGVAELSVESVDLRSTVQSALDNVGHLAADAEVELDVNMPADDVIAEVDPRRVERILRNLIANAIDHAERKPVRIRMAADEDTVAVTVRDFGVGLRPGEEKLVFSRFWRSDPSRVRRSGGTGLGLAISIEDARLHQGRLEAWGEPGKGACFRLTLPLVRGHKATTSPLPLKPAAPQQKQRQRPNRDREHAEENV
- the mtrA gene encoding two-component system response regulator MtrA — encoded protein: MDTMRQRILVVDDDPSLAEMLTIVLRGEGFDTAVIGDGSQALTAVRELRPDLVLLDLMLPGMNGIDVCRVLRADSGVPIVMLTAKTDTVDVVLGLESGADDYVMKPFKPKELVARVRARLRRNEDEPAELLSINDVEIDVPAHKVTRQGEQISLTPLEFDLLVALARKPRQVFTRDVLLEQVWGYRHPADTRLVNVHVQRLRAKVEKDPENPQVVLTVRGVGYKAGPP
- a CDS encoding dTMP kinase, producing MLIAIEGVDGAGKRTLTGGLRAAFEADHRSVGSLAFPRYHQSVPADLAAEALHGAHGDLADSVYAMATLFALDRAGAREEIQHLLGVYDVVILDRYVASNAAYSAARLHQDAAGEVVAWVRELEFDRLKMPAPDWQVLLDVPTELAAARAEHRANTEADRAKDAYERDGGLQQRTGEVYAALAAADWGGRWAIAGPDVDPAAMAGRLSSR
- a CDS encoding tetratricopeptide repeat protein, which encodes MTSAARPGDVAEAYLGTRNYQRAAEVLQSALAEEPNDAGLLAQYARARLGLKDYQGAAQAAWSALAAAPGDEHVMRVYALALNGQGRRHEALEMAWRAATENPHIHSVHYTYASLLHDAGRSREALYVIDEALRLHPESADSLVLRGDIHRSLRSLTAAEDNYQAALRLQPDHASAVHNLAVARLKWGKLTTSINGFLGAGRLDPGLGALARRNIGVVLNRVLRLSTACVIFMAVALITVTAMHGDSRPTVVPRVFAALLAVGLVAVIVWLTRSVPRPTLRAVLRERTFLAVRLLFLVFAIAAGVLTAVAGSTPLTDVLGPVLLFGTVCLRVYGWLSGQ